In Halogranum gelatinilyticum, the DNA window GAGTATCTCTCCTCGCGCGGGGACTACCCCGAGTCGTTCGTCGACCAGGTGTGTCAGTCCATCACCGACCACTCCTATCAGGGACCGCTCGAAGACGTCTCGCTCGAGGCGCGTTGTCTCATCGAAGCCGACATCCTCGACAAGGTGGGAGCCAACGGGACCGCGCTGATGCTCCTCCGGATGGGCTACGAGGCGCGGACCCACATGGACGCCGCCGAGATGGTCGAGCGCGTGCTCGAACGCGGGCAGGACCACTCGACGCGCATCGTCAGCGACACCGCCGAGAGCATCGCCCACCAGCGACTCAAGCGCGTCAAGTGGTTCCGCGAGTGGCTGGAGGAGGAGGTCGCCGAGATGAACCGGTTCGGGAGCGACATCGAGTAACGCCGAGGTCGTCACCCTCTTCGGACGTATTATGCCAGCGTGTCGAGCACGTCGAGCACCCGCTCTTCGGCGTCGCGTCCGGGGTCGTGCTCCGACCCGTCACGGTCGCTCTCGCGGTGTTCTGCGACGGTCTGGGCCATCGCCTCGTCCAGCGGCGTCGACTCCCAACCGAGTCCCGCGAGTTTGTTCGTGTCGAGGACGTGCGGATAGTCCCGGTAGAGGATGAAGTCCTCGGGGGCGAGCCCGCCCGCAGCGAGTTCGCGCTCGCCAGCGTGGACGAGTTCGACCTCGGTATCCATCGCGTCGGCCATGAGGCGGAGCATCTCGTCGAGCGTCACGAGCCGACGGTCGCCGACGTTGTAGACCTCACCCGCCTCGCCCTCCTCGGCGACGACCCGCAACGCGCTCGCGACGTCTTC includes these proteins:
- a CDS encoding HD domain-containing protein, giving the protein MGVEIKESSVSDDEFTEMKQFVYDYLAASVENEDDGGRMRWYPWHSAEYRYNHILNVVDLAGYIAKREGADIDVVRVASLFHDIAKLDADQEVHAEEGARVAREYLSSRGDYPESFVDQVCQSITDHSYQGPLEDVSLEARCLIEADILDKVGANGTALMLLRMGYEARTHMDAAEMVERVLERGQDHSTRIVSDTAESIAHQRLKRVKWFREWLEEEVAEMNRFGSDIE